A single Bacillus sp. HMF5848 DNA region contains:
- a CDS encoding methyl-accepting chemotaxis protein, which produces MEEVATGSEQQVLSVSKVNSIALEISSGMGKVASTIHSVALLAGNTNEKATSGNQVVTQTIEQMNTTQAQVTDTAKVVNQLGIKSKEIGQIVELITQIANQTNLLALNAAIEASRAGEHGKGFAVVADEVRKLAEQSGSAAEDIQKLVSQIQNEANNAIEEMNKGSASVSESIQMVHKSGFAFKEIVDMVMEISSQTQDVSAVIKEVHVGSKEMVEKMEEVGSISQQTAENSQSVAAASEEQSASMQEVTSSASSLSYMAEELQTLVSRFKI; this is translated from the coding sequence ATGGAAGAAGTTGCGACGGGCTCTGAGCAGCAAGTCTTAAGTGTATCAAAAGTTAATTCTATCGCTTTAGAAATATCATCTGGTATGGGAAAAGTGGCTTCAACAATTCATTCAGTTGCGCTGTTAGCAGGGAATACAAATGAAAAAGCCACTTCAGGAAATCAAGTGGTGACTCAAACCATTGAACAAATGAATACTACACAAGCACAGGTAACTGATACTGCTAAAGTGGTGAATCAATTAGGAATTAAATCGAAAGAGATTGGTCAAATTGTGGAGCTAATTACACAAATTGCAAACCAAACAAACTTGCTTGCACTAAATGCGGCGATTGAAGCATCAAGAGCTGGAGAGCATGGTAAAGGATTTGCTGTTGTTGCTGATGAGGTGCGTAAGCTAGCTGAACAATCGGGAAGTGCTGCTGAGGACATTCAAAAGCTTGTTAGTCAGATACAAAATGAAGCAAACAATGCTATTGAAGAGATGAATAAAGGGTCAGCTTCGGTAAGTGAGAGTATTCAAATGGTTCATAAATCAGGATTTGCTTTTAAAGAAATAGTAGACATGGTGATGGAGATCTCTTCTCAAACGCAGGATGTTTCAGCAGTTATTAAGGAAGTACATGTTGGATCGAAAGAAATGGTTGAAAAGATGGAAGAGGTGGGGAGTATATCACAACAAACGGCTGAGAATTCTCAAAGTGTAGCCGCCGCTTCTGAGGAACAATCTGCTTCAATGCAAGAAGTTACAAGCTCTGCAAGTTCGCTATCATATATGGCTGAAGAATTACAGACTCTTGTTAGTAGATTTAAAATATAA
- a CDS encoding GGDEF domain-containing protein, with translation MPLLHYQKSLALFFIDIDKFKDINDQYGHDIGNQVLIVFADVLQKVFHSNSLVFRLGGDEFRRLSNKSSGKDGYIR, from the coding sequence ATACCCCTTCTACATTATCAGAAATCACTAGCCTTATTCTTTATTGATATAGATAAATTTAAAGACATAAATGATCAATATGGACATGATATAGGAAATCAAGTACTCATAGTATTTGCTGATGTTTTACAAAAAGTGTTTCATTCTAATTCTCTAGTGTTTAGGCTAGGGGGAGATGAATTTAGGAGGTTGTCAAATAAGTCAAGCGGAAAAGATGGTTATATTAGATGA
- a CDS encoding VOC family protein produces the protein MQKGLLHHIELYVSDLKRTVEFWGWLLEELGYSSYQKWEGGHSWILGDTYIVFVQAEDRFLDVTYHRCRVGLNHLAFHAKSRQHVDDITNKLRDRNITILYSDKHPFAGGENYYAVYFEDPDRIKVELVSPK, from the coding sequence ATGCAAAAGGGGTTATTGCACCATATCGAATTATATGTATCAGATTTAAAAAGGACAGTTGAATTTTGGGGCTGGCTCCTTGAGGAATTAGGTTATAGTTCTTATCAAAAATGGGAAGGTGGCCATAGTTGGATATTAGGTGATACATATATTGTTTTTGTTCAGGCAGAGGATAGGTTTTTAGATGTTACTTACCATAGGTGTCGAGTAGGATTAAACCATCTAGCATTTCATGCGAAATCACGTCAACATGTGGACGATATTACAAACAAATTAAGAGATAGAAACATCACTATACTTTACTCTGATAAACATCCATTTGCAGGGGGAGAAAACTATTATGCAGTATACTTCGAAGACCCAGATAGAATTAAAGTAGAACTCGTTTCCCCAAAATAG
- a CDS encoding nucleotidyltransferase domain-containing protein, which yields MEIRIENSGGEISYIVSRVSNRYEEILKNQFYQLEDGNYVKRFSNKTENIQRISENFKLYAEEMFNQMGYFSEVKWKEALLGFIKKVEGHDISWWLTGSCALAVRGVATTPHDVDIMLDSKDINKINDIFGEYVVEPIEATEGWVVKYFGVLFLNARIDVAFDPETYIDQPYLTDFGPHAQKNLEEVDFEGYSIKVPPLQLQLDVNKRRGRVDRAKAIEDYLNL from the coding sequence ATGGAAATAAGAATTGAGAATAGTGGTGGAGAAATTTCATACATTGTTTCTAGAGTTTCTAACAGGTATGAAGAAATACTGAAAAATCAGTTTTACCAACTCGAAGATGGGAATTATGTGAAAAGGTTTTCTAATAAGACCGAAAACATTCAGAGAATCTCAGAAAACTTTAAATTATATGCAGAAGAGATGTTTAATCAGATGGGTTATTTTTCAGAAGTGAAATGGAAAGAAGCACTGCTAGGCTTTATAAAAAAAGTAGAAGGTCATGATATAAGTTGGTGGCTAACTGGTAGCTGTGCATTAGCGGTAAGAGGAGTTGCCACTACCCCCCATGATGTAGATATTATGCTAGACTCGAAAGATATTAATAAAATAAATGATATTTTCGGAGAATATGTAGTTGAACCTATTGAGGCTACTGAAGGTTGGGTTGTAAAGTATTTCGGTGTATTGTTTTTAAATGCAAGAATAGATGTTGCATTTGATCCGGAAACTTATATTGACCAACCATACCTAACAGATTTTGGTCCTCATGCTCAAAAGAACTTAGAAGAAGTAGATTTTGAGGGCTATTCTATAAAAGTTCCACCACTACAACTTCAGTTAGATGTTAATAAGAGAAGAGGTCGAGTAGATAGAGCAAAGGCAATAGAAGATTATCTAAATCTTTAA